One stretch of Miscanthus floridulus cultivar M001 chromosome 18, ASM1932011v1, whole genome shotgun sequence DNA includes these proteins:
- the LOC136522060 gene encoding uncharacterized protein: MEDQRQRVAGVDAAGGGLGRAGAVLLTATCAAATYRAAAAGDVASVAFVIVSYGALLLLLRFLRAYEVAPPEAAVRREGLRRRVWALCTLLTAMFAWKVAGVMTWPVALGVWAAAAVTSAAGFVLMFRQRRP, from the coding sequence ATGGAGGACCAGAGGCAGAGAGTCGCCGGCGTGGACGCCGCAGGCGGCGGCCTCGGCCGCGCGGGAGCCGTCCTCCTCACCGCCACCTGCGCCGCAGCCACGtacagggcggcggcggcaggggacGTCGCCTCCGTAGCGTTCGTGATCGTCAGCTACGGCGCTCTCCTGCTATTGCTCCGCTTCCTTCGCGCCTACGAGGTCGCCCCGCCGGAGGCGGCTGTCCGTAGGGAAGGGCTCAGGCGCAGAGTCTGGGCGCTCTGCACGCTGCTCACCGCCATGTTCGCCTGGAAGGTTGCCGGCGTGATGACGTGGCCCGTCGCGCTGGGCGTCTGGGCCGCGGCGGCCGTGACGTCTGCGGCTGGCTTCGTTCTCATGTTTCGTCAGCGTCGACCCTGA
- the LOC136523381 gene encoding uncharacterized mitochondrial protein AtMg00810-like, whose product MDHITGELEKLSFRDKYRGGEQVLTANGAATKALLTDLEAEFALKDLGGLHYFLGIEVKRSSDGLVMSQQRYAIDVVKRANMWNCKPVDTPISTAKKLNLTKGDSLGEVDSTMYRSVVGALQYLTLTIPDLSFAVNKVCQFLHSPTTVHWSVVKRILRYVKGTLTMGLKLQKSNSTLVSAFSDDDWAGCVDDRRSMGGFAVFFGPNLVSWSARKQPIVSHSSTEAEYKSLANATAEMMWIQRLLTELGISHSPMARLWCDNISDKYLSTNPVFHARTKHIEIDFHFVRERVAQKLLDIRFINTGDQVADGFTKPISAAKLREFRFNLNLVSG is encoded by the exons ATGGATCACATAACCGGTGAATTGGAGAAGCTTTCCTTCCGCGACAAGTACCGTGGCGGAGAACAAGTGCTTACGGCCAATGGGGCAG CAACCAAGGCGTTGCTCACAGATCTTGAGGCCGAGTTTGCACTCAAGGATCTTGGTGGTCTCCACTACTTTCTTGGCATCGAGGTGAAGAGAAGCAGTGATGGCCTGGTCATGTCTCAACAGCGGTATGCCATTGATGTTGTGAAGCGCGCCAACATGTGGAATTGCAAGCCGGTTGACACCCCTATCTCTACAGCCAAGAAGCTCAATCTCACTAAGGGTGACAGTCTTGGGGAAGTAGACTCCACCATGTACCGGAGTGTGGTTGGTGCTCTTCAGTACTTAACGCTCACCATACCAGACTTATCCTTCGCGGTGAACAAAGTTTGCCAATTCCTTCATTCACCAACGACAGTGCATTGGAGTGTTGTGAAAAGAATTCTACGCTATGTCAAAGGGACTCTCACAATGGGTCTGAAACTACAGAAATCCAATTCCACTCTTGTAAGTGCGTTCTCTGATGACGATTGGGCAGGATGTGTTGATGACAGGAGATCAATGGGGGGATTTGCAGTGTTCTTTGGGCCAAATCTTGTGTCATGGAGCGCTCGCAAACAACCCATAGTGTCCCATTCTAGTACTGAAGCCGAGTACAAGTCTTTAGCCAATGCGACAGCGGAGATGATGTGGATTCAAAGATTGTTAACAGAACTTGGTATATCACACTCCCCGATGGCTCGGTTGTGGTGTGACAACATTAGTGATAAGTACTTGTCTACTAATCCAGTTTTCCATGCCAGGACGAAGCACATAGAAATTGATTTTCACTTTGTGCGTGAACGGGTGGCGCAAAAGCTGTTGGACATCAGATTTATTAACACCGGTGATCAGGTAGCTGATGGTTTTACAAAGCCTATTTCTGCAGCAAAGTTACGAGAATTTAGATTCAATCTCAACCTTGTAagtggctga
- the LOC136523380 gene encoding uncharacterized protein, which produces MWTNVVSPSQPRWQGRLCHKSASGSRWSTGPQADQDKVEFLEELLHFRNSAAGPWMLCGDFNMIYRAEDKSNDRLDRRCMRRFRAFLDAAELEELHLIGRRFTWSATLERLDRLFASAGWLEAHPNHVLRALSTDCSDHCPLLLSMNVLPWAKKRFRFEPYWLKLPGFLEVVATTWSAVTPQNFLF; this is translated from the coding sequence ATGTGGACAAACGTCGTTTCTCCCTCTCAGCCAAGGTGGCAAGGGCGGCTGTGCCACAAGAGTGCTAGTGGATCACGGTGGTCTACGGGGCCGCAGGCTGACCAAGACAAGGTTGAGTTCCTTGAGGAATTGCTGCATTTCAGGAACTCGGCCGCAGGACCATGGATGCTCTGTGGTGACTTTAACATGATCTATAGGGCGGAGGACAAGAGCAATGATCGTCTGGACCGTCGCTGCATGCGTCGCTTCCGGGCGTTCCTTGATGCTGCTGAGCTCGAGGAGCTCCATCTAATTGGCAGGCGCTTCACCTGGTCCGCCACTTTGGAACGGCTGGACCGCCTGTTCGCCTCTGCGGGCTGGTTGGAGGCGCATCCAAATCATGTGCTCAGGGCACTTTCCACGGACTGCTCCGATCACTGTCCCCTTCTGTTGTCGATGAATGTGCTGCCCTGGGCAAAAAAGAGGTTCCGGTTTGAGCCGTACTGGCTGAAACTTCCTGGTTTCTTGGAGGTCGTCGCCACGACTTGGTCggctgtcacaccccaaaattttttattttag